The following are encoded in a window of Arthrobacter sp. OAP107 genomic DNA:
- the pcaH gene encoding protocatechuate 3,4-dioxygenase subunit beta: MTEDLSDAVPATPAAKPRVETQQDLTAEIKALGDAYARALKDGAAPETQPRLDFPPYRSSLLRHPTKSLHHADPETIELYSPAFGHQDVHELESDLTIQHNGEPLGERIIVQGKVLDGDGRPVAGQLVEIWQANSSGRYIHKRDQHPAPLDPNFTGVGRCITGPDGSYRFVTIKPGAYPWKNHLNAWRPAHIHFSLFGTEFTQRIVTQMYFPGDQLFPLDPIYQSIVDQDARDRLVATYDHSLTQPEWALGYNWDIVLTGSKRTWTENEALGAEGDDHE, translated from the coding sequence CTGACCGAGGACCTGTCGGACGCGGTACCCGCAACCCCGGCAGCGAAGCCCCGCGTGGAAACCCAGCAGGATCTCACCGCGGAGATCAAGGCCCTCGGAGACGCCTATGCCAGAGCCCTGAAGGACGGTGCGGCGCCGGAAACCCAGCCGCGCCTGGACTTCCCGCCCTACCGCAGCAGCCTCCTGCGCCACCCCACCAAGAGCCTGCACCACGCGGACCCGGAAACCATCGAGCTGTACTCCCCGGCGTTCGGCCACCAGGACGTCCACGAGCTGGAATCGGACCTAACCATCCAGCACAACGGCGAACCGCTGGGTGAGCGGATCATTGTCCAGGGCAAGGTGCTCGACGGCGACGGCCGGCCGGTTGCCGGCCAGCTCGTGGAGATCTGGCAGGCCAACTCCTCCGGCCGCTACATCCACAAGCGCGACCAGCACCCGGCGCCGCTGGACCCCAACTTCACCGGCGTGGGCCGCTGCATCACCGGTCCGGACGGCTCCTACCGCTTCGTCACCATCAAGCCCGGCGCCTACCCGTGGAAGAACCACCTCAACGCCTGGCGTCCCGCGCACATCCACTTCTCGCTGTTCGGCACCGAGTTCACGCAGCGCATCGTCACCCAGATGTACTTCCCGGGAGACCAGCTCTTCCCGCTGGACCCGATCTACCAGTCGATCGTGGACCAGGATGCGCGCGACCGCCTCGTGGCCACTTACGACCACAGCCTGACCCAGCCGGAATGGGCACTGGGCTACAACTGGGACATCGTCCTGACGGGTTCTAAGCGGACCTGGACCGAGAACGAGGCGCTGGGCGCGGAAGGCGACGATCATGAGTAA
- the pcaG gene encoding protocatechuate 3,4-dioxygenase subunit alpha: MSNSTKLVPTPGQTVGPFYGYALPYNKDRELLAPGSPGSIRLQGTVYDGAGHPIPDAILEIWQPDAEGNIVHRTGSLVRDGYTFTGFGRSAVGNTGVYTFTTVNPGPTEPGAAAFISVAVFARGLMNRLFTRIYLPENEEALANDPLLSSLDPERRKTLIARRDADGGLTWDIRLQGEDETVFLDFEGTGTGGAAK, encoded by the coding sequence ATGAGTAACTCCACCAAGCTTGTTCCCACCCCGGGCCAGACGGTGGGCCCGTTCTACGGCTACGCCCTGCCCTACAACAAGGACCGCGAGCTGCTGGCCCCCGGATCCCCGGGCTCCATCCGCCTCCAGGGCACCGTCTACGACGGCGCCGGGCACCCGATTCCGGACGCCATCCTCGAAATCTGGCAGCCGGATGCCGAGGGCAACATCGTGCACCGGACCGGTTCGCTGGTCCGCGACGGCTACACGTTCACCGGCTTCGGCCGCAGCGCCGTCGGCAACACCGGCGTCTACACCTTCACCACGGTGAACCCCGGGCCCACCGAACCCGGAGCCGCTGCCTTCATCTCCGTCGCGGTCTTTGCCCGCGGCCTGATGAACCGCCTCTTCACCCGCATTTACCTGCCGGAGAACGAGGAGGCGCTGGCGAATGACCCGCTGCTGTCCTCGCTGGACCCCGAACGCCGCAAGACGCTGATCGCACGCCGCGACGCCGATGGCGGGCTCACCTGGGACATCCGCCTGCAGGGCGAGGACGAAACCGTCTTCCTCGACTTCGAGGGAACCGGAACCGGGGGCGCCGCAAAGTGA
- a CDS encoding lyase family protein translates to MSASPLVAALTGDRAVLAAILAVEAGWAAVLEHHDLAPAGSAAVVAHAADASRYDLADIARRAQGGGNPVIPLLADLRAQVKALDTASAGAGAAKAVHTSLTSQDVLDTALMLMARNTVAALLADVKGATAALARLAGQHADTLCVGRSLTQHSLPFTFGLRAAQWFSGLAAAARRLESLELPVQFGGAAGTLAAGTVLTSKAGLTSGSATDPFALSDALAAQLGLATAPAPWHTNRLAVTSLGDAVASVVDALGKIAADVLFLSRPEVAEVAEPRAPGRGVSSAMPQKQNPVLSVLVRSAALQVPGLAAQLHLAAATFNDERPDGAWHTEWPALRQLLALALGAAGHVRELAEGLQVFPDGMRRNLDLSGPLLLSEGVSAAVAPLLPADGQGTPEAGLDGKQQLQAVVDKTLQAPPAEQAATYRRLLREAVPADRLSDAQLEELLDPASYLGQAAEISRRILAAFPDFAPTSTEPDGNGDSRG, encoded by the coding sequence GTGTCGGCGTCGCCGCTCGTGGCGGCCCTGACCGGTGACCGGGCCGTCCTCGCGGCGATTCTCGCCGTCGAGGCCGGCTGGGCCGCCGTGCTGGAGCACCATGACCTCGCTCCCGCCGGGTCCGCTGCCGTGGTGGCCCACGCCGCCGACGCCTCCCGGTACGATCTTGCCGATATCGCCAGGCGCGCCCAGGGCGGCGGAAACCCGGTGATCCCGCTGCTGGCGGACCTCCGGGCCCAGGTTAAGGCGCTGGACACTGCCAGCGCCGGTGCGGGTGCCGCCAAGGCAGTGCACACCTCGCTGACCAGCCAGGACGTTTTGGACACGGCGCTGATGCTGATGGCGCGCAACACCGTCGCGGCGCTGCTCGCCGACGTGAAAGGCGCGACGGCTGCGCTCGCCCGGCTGGCGGGACAGCATGCGGACACGCTGTGTGTCGGCAGGAGCCTGACCCAGCACTCGCTGCCGTTCACGTTCGGGCTTCGGGCGGCGCAGTGGTTCTCCGGCCTGGCTGCTGCGGCACGCCGGCTTGAGTCGCTGGAGCTGCCGGTGCAGTTCGGCGGCGCGGCGGGTACGCTCGCCGCGGGCACTGTGCTCACCTCCAAGGCAGGGCTGACGTCCGGTTCTGCCACGGACCCCTTTGCACTCTCCGACGCGCTGGCCGCCCAGCTGGGCCTCGCCACCGCACCCGCGCCGTGGCACACCAACCGGCTCGCCGTGACGTCGCTCGGCGACGCGGTCGCCTCCGTGGTGGATGCCCTCGGCAAGATCGCTGCGGATGTCCTGTTCCTGAGCCGTCCCGAGGTGGCCGAAGTCGCCGAACCGCGCGCCCCTGGACGCGGAGTTTCCTCGGCGATGCCGCAGAAGCAGAACCCTGTGCTGTCTGTGCTGGTCCGCAGCGCCGCCCTGCAGGTGCCCGGCCTCGCTGCGCAGCTGCACCTTGCCGCGGCCACCTTCAACGACGAGCGTCCCGACGGTGCGTGGCACACCGAGTGGCCGGCCCTGCGCCAGCTGCTCGCCCTGGCTCTCGGCGCCGCCGGCCACGTGCGGGAACTCGCGGAAGGGCTGCAGGTCTTCCCCGACGGCATGCGGCGGAACCTGGACCTGTCCGGCCCGCTGCTGCTCAGCGAAGGCGTCTCCGCTGCGGTGGCACCGCTTCTTCCCGCTGACGGACAGGGCACCCCCGAAGCCGGCCTGGACGGGAAGCAGCAGCTGCAGGCCGTTGTCGACAAGACGCTGCAGGCCCCGCCGGCCGAACAGGCCGCCACCTACCGCCGGCTGCTGCGCGAGGCCGTCCCCGCGGACAGGCTCTCCGACGCCCAGCTGGAGGAGCTGCTCGACCCCGCCAGCTACCTCGGACAGGCAGCAGAGATCTCGCGGCGGATCCTGGCGGCTTTCCCGGATTTTGCGCCCACTTCAACCGAACCAGACGGAAACGGAGATTCCCGTGGCTAA
- a CDS encoding alpha/beta fold hydrolase: MAKPAVKAVLLSPQRALGDKPLLIVGPSLGTSSVLWTQAGSLLGNDYDVVAWDLPGHGVSPAASETFSVADLADAVVELVDSIAPGEKFHYAGVSLGGATGLQLGIKHGDRLKSLSVQCSGAKIGTPEGWLERAETVRSQGTPVMIQGSAERWFAPGFMDREPDVSSRLLHSLRDSERFSYAFCCEALAGFDVREQLGSISVPTQAVAGAHDAVAPPSFAEEVAAGITAGGGTASAVTLEGVAHLAPAEAPAHVAELMRSLISWAETRGGRK; the protein is encoded by the coding sequence GTGGCTAAACCAGCAGTGAAGGCAGTGCTGCTTTCCCCCCAGCGCGCTCTGGGGGACAAACCGCTCCTGATCGTCGGGCCGTCGCTCGGCACGTCCTCGGTGCTGTGGACCCAGGCCGGCTCCCTCCTGGGCAACGATTACGACGTCGTCGCCTGGGACCTGCCCGGCCACGGAGTCTCACCCGCCGCCAGCGAAACGTTCAGCGTTGCAGACCTGGCGGACGCCGTCGTCGAACTTGTCGACTCGATCGCCCCCGGCGAGAAGTTCCACTACGCCGGAGTGTCCCTTGGCGGGGCTACCGGCCTGCAGCTGGGCATCAAGCACGGTGACCGGCTTAAGAGCCTCTCCGTGCAGTGCTCCGGTGCCAAGATCGGCACCCCCGAGGGCTGGCTGGAACGCGCCGAGACCGTGCGCAGCCAGGGCACCCCGGTGATGATCCAGGGCTCGGCCGAACGCTGGTTTGCGCCCGGGTTCATGGACCGCGAACCCGATGTCAGCAGCCGGCTCCTGCATTCCCTGCGTGACTCGGAGCGTTTCAGCTATGCCTTCTGCTGCGAGGCCCTGGCCGGCTTCGACGTGCGCGAGCAGCTCGGCAGCATCAGCGTCCCGACGCAGGCCGTGGCCGGCGCGCACGACGCTGTTGCGCCGCCGTCGTTCGCCGAAGAGGTGGCTGCCGGGATCACCGCCGGCGGCGGCACCGCGTCAGCAGTCACGCTCGAGGGCGTGGCGCACCTGGCGCCCGCCGAGGCGCCGGCCCACGTGGCCGAGCTGATGCGGAGCCTCATTTCCTGGGCCGAAACCCGAGGAGGAAGGAAATGA
- the pcaC gene encoding 4-carboxymuconolactone decarboxylase: MSGAEATGTETAGARRNGVVQPDATSQEIYDGGMVVRREVLGDAHVDRANAKKDAFTEDFQDMITRIAWGGIWTRPGLPRQMRSAVTITAMVAHGHWEELAMHIRAAITNGLSRDEIKEILLQTAIYCGVPSANTAFKTAQQVFHEMDNAALDSAGPGNTPTPPN; the protein is encoded by the coding sequence ATGAGCGGCGCCGAAGCTACTGGTACCGAAACGGCCGGAGCCCGGCGCAACGGCGTGGTTCAGCCGGATGCCACCAGCCAGGAGATTTACGACGGCGGCATGGTGGTTCGTCGCGAAGTGCTCGGCGATGCGCATGTGGACCGGGCCAACGCCAAGAAGGACGCCTTCACCGAGGACTTCCAGGACATGATCACCCGCATCGCGTGGGGCGGGATCTGGACCCGTCCGGGCCTGCCGCGCCAGATGCGCTCCGCCGTCACCATCACCGCCATGGTGGCGCACGGGCACTGGGAAGAACTGGCCATGCACATCCGCGCGGCCATCACCAACGGACTAAGCAGGGACGAGATCAAGGAGATCCTGCTGCAGACCGCCATCTACTGCGGAGTTCCCTCCGCCAACACCGCCTTCAAGACCGCCCAGCAGGTGTTCCATGAAATGGACAACGCAGCATTGGACAGCGCCGGGCCCGGCAACACCCCCACCCCACCCAACTAG
- a CDS encoding thiolase family protein — protein MNQAFVYDAVRTPFGKFGSGLAGVRPDDLAAHVIGESVRRAPRLDVERIDEVVFGNANGAGEENRNIARMGTLLAGLPVSIPGTTVNRLCGSSLDAAIIASRQINAGDADLVLVGGAESMSRAPWVLPKTEKPYPAGDMTLASTTLGWRLVNKAMPKEWTISLGEATERLREKYGVTREAQDEFAAASHNLSAAAWDEGFYDNLVAPVPGTDLVRDEGIRPGSSAEKLAGLKTVFRPEAAGVEGGTVTAGNASPLSDGASAAWIGSETASSILGLEPLARIAGRGAHGNDPQFFGFAPVEAANKALEKAGIGWDQVGAVELNEAFAAQSLACINAWGIDPAIVNRHGGAIAMGHPLGASGTRILGTLARSLQASGQRWGVAAICIGVGQGLAVVLENVAATNGKA, from the coding sequence ATGAATCAGGCTTTTGTTTACGATGCCGTACGCACGCCGTTCGGTAAGTTCGGCTCCGGTCTCGCTGGGGTCCGTCCCGATGATCTTGCCGCGCATGTGATTGGTGAGTCCGTTCGCCGGGCGCCGCGGTTGGATGTTGAGCGGATTGATGAGGTGGTGTTCGGCAACGCCAACGGCGCGGGCGAGGAGAACCGCAACATTGCCCGGATGGGCACGCTGCTGGCCGGGCTGCCGGTCTCGATCCCGGGGACGACGGTGAACAGGCTCTGCGGTTCGTCGCTGGACGCGGCGATCATCGCGTCCCGGCAGATCAACGCCGGCGACGCCGACCTGGTCCTGGTGGGCGGGGCGGAGTCGATGTCGCGGGCCCCGTGGGTGCTGCCCAAGACGGAGAAGCCGTACCCGGCCGGGGACATGACGCTGGCGTCCACCACGCTGGGCTGGCGCCTGGTGAACAAGGCGATGCCCAAGGAGTGGACCATCTCCCTGGGTGAGGCCACCGAGCGTTTGCGTGAAAAGTACGGGGTGACCCGGGAAGCGCAGGACGAGTTCGCCGCGGCTTCGCACAACCTCTCCGCGGCGGCGTGGGACGAGGGGTTCTACGACAACCTGGTGGCCCCGGTTCCGGGCACGGACCTGGTCCGTGATGAGGGCATCCGCCCGGGGTCGTCGGCGGAGAAGCTGGCCGGGCTGAAGACGGTGTTCCGGCCTGAAGCTGCTGGCGTTGAGGGCGGCACAGTCACCGCCGGGAACGCCTCGCCGCTGTCCGACGGCGCGTCCGCGGCGTGGATCGGGTCCGAGACCGCTTCCTCGATCCTGGGCCTGGAACCTTTGGCCCGCATCGCCGGGCGCGGTGCGCACGGCAACGACCCGCAGTTCTTCGGGTTCGCCCCGGTGGAGGCGGCGAACAAGGCCCTGGAGAAGGCGGGCATCGGCTGGGACCAGGTGGGCGCCGTCGAACTTAACGAAGCGTTCGCCGCGCAGTCCCTGGCGTGCATCAACGCCTGGGGCATCGACCCAGCAATCGTGAACCGCCACGGCGGCGCGATCGCGATGGGCCACCCGCTGGGTGCGTCCGGCACCCGGATCCTGGGCACCCTCGCCCGGTCCCTGCAGGCCTCCGGGCAGCGCTGGGGTGTCGCAGCGATCTGCATCGGCGTCGGCCAGGGCCTGGCCGTCGTGCTCGAAAACGTGGCTGCTACTAATGGAAAGGCGTAG
- a CDS encoding 3-oxoacid CoA-transferase subunit A — MLNFVDTAGAAVSAVRDGSTVMIGGFGNAGQPFELIDALLESGATDLTVVNNNAGQGDQGLALLIKEGRVKKMICSFPRQSDSWHFDAKYKAGQIELELVPQGNLAERIRAAGAGIGGFFTPTGYGTMLAEGKETRIIDGRGQVFETPIHADVALIKALKADRVGNLVYRKTARNFGPIMAAAAKYTIVQVSEIVPTGALDPENVVTPGIYVNSIVRIESSGAAAGTAEQVA, encoded by the coding sequence ATGCTGAATTTCGTTGACACGGCCGGGGCGGCCGTCTCGGCCGTGAGGGACGGTTCCACCGTGATGATCGGCGGGTTCGGCAACGCCGGCCAGCCGTTCGAACTGATCGACGCGCTGCTGGAGTCCGGGGCCACGGACCTGACCGTGGTGAACAACAACGCCGGCCAGGGCGACCAGGGCCTGGCGCTGCTGATCAAGGAAGGCCGGGTGAAGAAGATGATCTGCTCCTTCCCTCGGCAGTCCGACTCCTGGCACTTCGACGCCAAGTACAAGGCCGGGCAGATCGAACTGGAGCTGGTGCCGCAGGGCAACCTGGCCGAGCGGATCCGCGCGGCCGGGGCCGGGATCGGCGGGTTCTTCACCCCCACCGGGTACGGCACCATGCTGGCCGAGGGCAAGGAAACCCGCATCATCGACGGCCGCGGCCAGGTGTTCGAAACACCGATCCACGCCGACGTGGCGCTGATCAAGGCGCTGAAGGCCGACCGTGTCGGGAACCTGGTCTACCGCAAGACGGCCCGGAACTTCGGTCCGATCATGGCCGCCGCCGCGAAATACACGATCGTGCAGGTCTCCGAGATCGTGCCCACCGGTGCGCTGGACCCGGAGAACGTCGTGACCCCCGGCATTTACGTCAACAGCATCGTCCGTATTGAGTCCAGCGGTGCCGCCGCCGGCACCGCAGAACAGGTGGCCTGA